A part of Winslowiella toletana genomic DNA contains:
- the menB gene encoding 1,4-dihydroxy-2-naphthoyl-CoA synthase — protein MIYPDEQQLYAPLEWRDCSGDFSDIHYHKSLDGIAKITLNRPEVRNAFRPLTVKEMMQALNDARHDDGIGVIILTGAGELAFCAGGDQKVRGDYGGYQDDSGVHHLNVLDFQRQIRTCPKPVVAMVAGYAVGGGHVLHMICDLTIAADNAQFGQTGPKVGSFDGGWGASYMARIVGQKKAREIWFLCRMYNAQQALDMGLVNCVVPLAQLEQETVRWCREMLENSPMALRCLKAALNADCDGQAGLQELAGNATMLFYMTEEGQEGRNAFNQKRQPDFSKFRRNP, from the coding sequence ATGATCTATCCTGACGAACAGCAACTTTACGCCCCGCTTGAGTGGCGCGATTGCAGCGGTGACTTTAGCGATATTCACTACCATAAGTCGCTGGATGGCATCGCAAAAATCACCCTTAACCGTCCCGAGGTACGCAACGCGTTTCGTCCGCTGACGGTGAAAGAGATGATGCAGGCGCTGAACGATGCGCGTCATGATGACGGCATCGGCGTGATTATCCTGACGGGTGCCGGTGAACTGGCGTTCTGCGCCGGTGGCGACCAGAAAGTGCGCGGCGACTACGGCGGCTATCAGGATGACAGCGGCGTGCATCACCTCAATGTGCTCGATTTTCAGCGCCAGATCCGCACCTGTCCGAAGCCGGTGGTGGCGATGGTGGCGGGCTATGCGGTGGGTGGCGGCCATGTATTGCATATGATCTGCGATCTGACGATTGCCGCCGACAATGCGCAGTTTGGCCAGACCGGGCCGAAAGTCGGATCCTTTGACGGCGGCTGGGGCGCTTCTTATATGGCGCGGATTGTCGGCCAGAAAAAAGCGCGTGAAATCTGGTTCTTATGCCGGATGTATAACGCGCAGCAGGCGCTGGATATGGGGCTGGTCAATTGCGTAGTGCCGCTGGCGCAGCTGGAACAGGAGACGGTACGCTGGTGCCGGGAGATGCTGGAGAACAGCCCGATGGCGCTGCGCTGCCTGAAGGCGGCGCTAAATGCCGACTGCGATGGTCAGGCCGGTTTACAGGAGCTGGCAGGCAACGCCACCATGCTGTTCTATATGACTGAAGAGGGGCAGGAGGGACGCAATGCTTTCAATCAGAAACGCCAGCCCGATTTCAGCAAGTTTCGGCGTAATCCATAA
- the menH gene encoding 2-succinyl-6-hydroxy-2,4-cyclohexadiene-1-carboxylate synthase — MLHARWQGHHHSSKPVLVWLHGFLGNAAEWQEIQRSFSDWPLLSIDLPGHGGSGAQSVSGFDDLCQRLSATLLAHQVDRYWLIGYSLGGRAAMYYACHAALPGLRGVIVEAAHPGLSLAEERAERQRNDRCWVVRFASQPLRQTLAQWYAQPLFAELSALQRQQLVEARADSYAPALAAMLEATSLSQQPDLLPKLQQLTLPFHYLCGEWDHKFQRLAQLKALPLSTIAAAGHNSHRANPAAFSWRIARILRNKHDLS, encoded by the coding sequence ATGCTGCATGCGCGCTGGCAGGGACATCACCATAGCAGCAAGCCGGTGCTGGTCTGGCTGCATGGCTTTCTCGGCAACGCCGCAGAGTGGCAGGAGATTCAGCGCTCATTTAGCGACTGGCCGTTGCTGAGTATCGACTTGCCTGGCCATGGCGGCTCGGGCGCGCAGAGCGTCAGCGGTTTTGACGATCTCTGTCAGCGTCTCAGCGCCACACTGCTGGCTCATCAGGTGGATCGCTACTGGCTGATTGGTTACTCGCTGGGCGGACGGGCGGCGATGTATTACGCCTGTCACGCTGCACTACCAGGACTGCGGGGCGTAATCGTTGAGGCCGCACATCCCGGCTTAAGCCTGGCGGAGGAGCGGGCAGAGCGTCAGCGGAACGACCGCTGCTGGGTCGTGCGTTTTGCTTCGCAGCCGCTGCGTCAGACGCTGGCGCAGTGGTATGCCCAGCCGCTGTTTGCCGAACTCAGCGCCTTGCAGCGCCAGCAACTTGTCGAGGCGCGTGCCGACAGTTATGCCCCGGCGCTGGCGGCGATGCTGGAAGCCACATCTCTCAGTCAGCAACCGGATTTACTGCCAAAACTGCAACAGCTGACGCTGCCTTTCCATTATCTGTGCGGTGAGTGGGACCATAAATTCCAGCGGCTGGCGCAACTTAAAGCGCTGCCGCTCAGCACTATCGCCGCAGCCGGTCATAACAGCCATCGCGCTAATCCCGCGGCTTTCAGCTGGCGGATTGCGCGTATTTTAAGGAATAAGCATGATCTATCCTGA
- the menD gene encoding 2-succinyl-5-enolpyruvyl-6-hydroxy-3-cyclohexene-1-carboxylic-acid synthase — MSISTFNRRWAEVIIETLTRHGVHHICIAPGSRSAPLTLAAAANPKLLCHTHFDERGLGHLALGLAKSSGEAVAIIVTSGTALANLYPAVIEARLTGEKLAVISADRPAELIGCGANQAIDQLGIFASYAETLNLPRPTPEISAPWLVAALDELLSRQRAGAVQINVPLAEPLYGEDNGEYMNWRDNLADWWQGSRPWVTHRQWETTESQEKWRYWQQRRGVVIAGGLTAAQGKRVVSWAQQLGWPLLADVQSQTGSPLPAADLWLGNPLAQQTLAQAEIVVQFGSKLTSKRLLQWQASLRGAAFWLIDPLPGRRDAANLRGDRIVADIDCWLDQHPPQCHTRWARALEPLVARAQREIVAACEAFGEAQLAHRLPQLLPKGGQLFIGNSLMVRLVDALAQLPVGYPVYANRGASGIDGLLSTAAGVQRGHAVPTLVILGDISALYDLNALALLRNAPASLVLIVVNNNGGQIFSLLPTPAAQRERFFCMPQHLHFEHAAAMFGLRYACPQDWQALQQSVASGWQHEGVTLIELVVEPQAGADTLKQLSNQVAAL; from the coding sequence ATGTCGATAAGCACCTTTAATCGCCGCTGGGCGGAAGTGATCATTGAAACCTTAACGCGGCATGGTGTTCACCATATCTGCATTGCGCCTGGCTCACGCTCCGCTCCGCTGACGCTGGCCGCCGCCGCCAATCCTAAACTGTTATGCCATACCCATTTTGATGAGCGCGGTCTCGGCCATCTGGCGCTCGGGCTGGCGAAATCGAGCGGCGAGGCGGTTGCGATTATTGTCACTTCCGGCACCGCGCTGGCCAATCTCTATCCGGCGGTGATTGAAGCACGCTTAACCGGTGAAAAGCTGGCGGTGATCAGCGCCGACCGGCCTGCGGAGTTGATTGGCTGTGGCGCTAATCAGGCCATTGATCAGTTGGGGATTTTTGCCAGTTATGCCGAAACCCTGAATCTGCCGCGCCCGACGCCAGAGATTTCCGCACCCTGGCTGGTGGCGGCGCTGGACGAGCTGTTAAGCCGCCAGCGTGCTGGCGCAGTGCAGATTAACGTGCCGCTGGCAGAACCGCTGTATGGCGAGGATAACGGGGAGTATATGAACTGGCGAGATAATCTGGCTGACTGGTGGCAGGGATCGCGTCCGTGGGTCACACACCGCCAGTGGGAAACAACAGAAAGCCAGGAGAAATGGCGCTACTGGCAACAACGACGCGGTGTGGTGATTGCCGGCGGGCTGACGGCTGCGCAGGGTAAGCGTGTCGTCAGCTGGGCGCAACAACTTGGCTGGCCGCTGCTGGCGGATGTGCAGTCGCAAACCGGTTCACCGCTGCCCGCCGCCGATCTCTGGCTGGGTAATCCACTGGCGCAGCAAACGCTGGCGCAGGCGGAGATCGTCGTGCAGTTTGGCAGCAAGCTGACCAGTAAACGCCTGTTGCAGTGGCAGGCCAGCCTGCGGGGGGCGGCTTTCTGGCTGATTGACCCGTTGCCGGGACGGCGCGATGCGGCCAATTTGCGTGGTGATCGCATTGTGGCGGATATTGACTGCTGGCTCGATCAGCACCCGCCACAGTGTCATACCCGCTGGGCCAGAGCGCTGGAGCCGCTGGTGGCACGGGCGCAGCGCGAGATTGTCGCCGCCTGTGAAGCCTTTGGCGAGGCGCAACTGGCGCACCGGCTGCCGCAGCTGCTGCCGAAAGGTGGGCAGCTGTTTATTGGCAACAGCCTGATGGTGCGGCTGGTGGATGCGCTGGCGCAGCTACCGGTGGGCTACCCGGTGTATGCCAACCGCGGCGCCAGCGGCATCGACGGCCTGCTCTCAACTGCCGCCGGAGTCCAGCGTGGTCATGCCGTGCCAACGCTGGTGATCCTTGGCGATATCTCAGCGCTTTATGATCTGAATGCGCTGGCGTTACTGCGCAACGCCCCGGCGTCGCTGGTGCTGATTGTGGTCAACAATAATGGCGGCCAGATTTTCTCGTTACTGCCGACCCCGGCCGCCCAGCGTGAACGCTTTTTCTGTATGCCCCAGCATCTCCATTTTGAACATGCCGCTGCAATGTTTGGCCTGCGCTACGCCTGTCCGCAAGACTGGCAGGCGCTGCAACAGAGTGTCGCCAGTGGCTGGCAGCATGAAGGTGTGACGCTGATCGAACTGGTGGTCGAGCCGCAAGCCGGCGCTGACACGCTGAAGCAGCTGAGCAACCAGGTGGCGGCATTGTGA
- the menF gene encoding isochorismate synthase MenF: MMAFSAALNQLRHDLQQITSRQPGYRRLSVRIADSGDALCWLNAQQCWPQLWWQHRNGKESVAACGEVQHFSDIQQAQRAANRLPADWRIWGANDFSAGQSYLFLPRIVWRRSETGCQLQLHLCSDSSLHEDARHALQFLAELQPLRPLAPLDAPLLLSQHTPDRAGWSRLIDQALTAIAAGEMDKVVLARVTDLWFSRAVSAAALLAASRRVNHHCYHYMLAFDGHHAFIGSTPERLYLRQQSELLTEALAGTVASDADDRVAARHADWLRQDDKNQRENLLVVDDICQRLQGMVAGLDVMPAEVVRLRNVQHLRRRIHGELRQRSDELCLSHLQPTAAVAGFPRQPARAFIARYEPFTRQWYAGSLGYLSRQKSEFSVSLRCAQIDDRRVRLYAGAGIVAGSDAQQEWQEIDNKAAALATLLSEDSR; the protein is encoded by the coding sequence ATGATGGCATTCAGCGCAGCGCTTAATCAGTTACGCCACGACCTGCAACAGATCACCAGCCGTCAGCCAGGTTACCGGCGACTGAGCGTCAGAATCGCTGACAGCGGCGATGCCCTGTGCTGGCTAAACGCCCAGCAGTGCTGGCCACAGCTGTGGTGGCAACATCGTAATGGCAAAGAGAGTGTGGCGGCCTGCGGCGAAGTACAGCATTTCAGCGATATTCAGCAGGCGCAGCGGGCGGCCAACCGTTTGCCGGCCGACTGGCGTATCTGGGGAGCCAATGATTTCTCCGCCGGGCAGAGCTATCTGTTTCTGCCGCGCATCGTCTGGCGGCGCAGCGAAACGGGTTGTCAGCTACAGCTGCATCTTTGCAGCGACAGCTCGCTGCATGAAGACGCCCGGCATGCGTTGCAGTTTCTTGCCGAACTCCAGCCGCTGCGCCCGCTGGCGCCGCTCGACGCGCCGTTGCTGCTCAGCCAGCATACCCCGGACCGTGCCGGCTGGTCGCGACTGATTGACCAGGCGCTCACGGCGATTGCCGCCGGAGAGATGGATAAAGTGGTGCTGGCCCGTGTCACCGATCTCTGGTTCTCGCGCGCGGTGAGTGCGGCGGCGCTGCTGGCCGCCAGCCGTCGGGTAAATCATCACTGCTACCACTATATGCTGGCCTTTGACGGCCATCATGCTTTTATCGGTTCCACACCGGAGCGGCTCTATCTGCGTCAGCAGAGCGAACTGCTGACTGAAGCGCTGGCGGGCACCGTCGCCAGCGATGCTGATGATCGCGTGGCCGCGCGCCATGCCGACTGGCTGCGTCAGGATGATAAAAATCAGCGGGAAAATCTGCTGGTGGTCGATGATATCTGTCAGCGATTACAGGGGATGGTCGCCGGGCTGGACGTGATGCCGGCGGAGGTGGTTCGCTTACGTAACGTGCAGCATCTGCGCCGCCGCATTCACGGTGAACTGCGCCAGCGCAGTGATGAACTCTGCCTGAGTCACCTGCAACCCACGGCGGCGGTTGCCGGTTTTCCGCGCCAGCCCGCGCGAGCATTTATTGCCCGTTATGAACCCTTTACCCGTCAGTGGTATGCCGGCTCGCTGGGCTATCTGTCGCGCCAGAAGAGTGAGTTTAGCGTGTCGCTGCGTTGTGCGCAGATCGACGATCGTCGGGTACGCCTGTATGCCGGCGCGGGGATTGTGGCGGGTTCCGATGCGCAGCAGGAGTGGCAGGAGATCGACAATAAAGCGGCGGCGCTGGCGACATTACTTAGTGAAGACTCACGTTAA
- the elaB gene encoding stress response protein ElaB has translation MAIPDEPHETRLDDDLTLLTETLEQVLKSSGDPADQKYIELKAKAEQALHDVKSRVSQASDTYYYRAKQAVYRADDYVHEKPWHGIGVGATAGLVIGLLLSRR, from the coding sequence ATGGCTATACCTGATGAACCGCATGAAACCCGACTGGATGACGATTTGACACTGCTGACTGAGACCCTGGAGCAGGTGCTGAAGTCGTCGGGCGATCCTGCCGATCAGAAGTACATTGAGCTCAAGGCTAAAGCAGAGCAGGCACTGCATGATGTCAAATCGCGCGTCAGCCAGGCGTCGGATACGTATTACTACCGCGCGAAGCAAGCGGTATACCGCGCCGACGACTATGTGCATGAAAAACCCTGGCATGGGATTGGCGTTGGCGCCACGGCCGGACTGGTGATTGGTCTGCTATTGTCGCGTCGTTAA
- a CDS encoding glucan biosynthesis protein D gives MNRRMFMKASMAFASVSGMSGLSTLFAQSAWADTDIADGTAMRFDFDVLKKMAASMAKQPWGGAPGALPQTLATLTPQAYNEIQYDANHSLWNGTADRELDVQFFHVGMGFKRRIRMFSVDETSREAREIHFRPELFNYNNAKVDTKQLDGKTDLGFAGFRAFKKPELTSRDVVSFLGASYFRAVDDTYQYGLSARGIAVNTFSNGQEEFPDFTAFWFETPKAEDTSFTVYALLDGPSATGAYKFIIDCEAKRVVMEIENHIFARKDIKQLGIAPMTSMFSCGTNERRMCDTIHPQIHDSDRLAMWTGSGEWICRPLNNPQKLQYNAYEDTNPRGFGLLQLNHDFKDYQDVIGWYNKRPSLWVEPIGKWGKGAINLMEIPTTGETLDNVVCFWQPEEPIKAGSEYSFHYKLYWSGLPPVRSGLARVDATRTGMGGFPEGWAPGEQYPDVWARRIAVDFVGGDLQAAAPKGIEPVINVSSGTIKQVEILFVEPMNGYRILFDWYPDSNDTKPVEMRMFLRSKEETLSETWLYQYFPPPPDKRKYVDDRQMHPD, from the coding sequence ATGAATCGAAGAATGTTTATGAAAGCGTCAATGGCGTTCGCCAGCGTAAGCGGGATGTCTGGCTTATCCACGCTATTTGCACAGTCAGCATGGGCAGATACCGATATTGCCGACGGCACCGCGATGCGATTTGATTTTGACGTTCTGAAAAAAATGGCCGCCAGTATGGCGAAGCAACCGTGGGGCGGCGCACCAGGCGCGCTTCCGCAGACGCTGGCGACCCTCACTCCGCAGGCGTATAACGAAATTCAGTACGACGCCAACCACTCATTATGGAACGGTACTGCCGACCGCGAACTGGATGTGCAGTTCTTCCATGTCGGTATGGGTTTTAAACGCCGTATCCGCATGTTCTCGGTCGATGAAACCAGCCGTGAAGCACGTGAGATTCATTTCCGCCCTGAACTGTTTAACTACAACAACGCCAAAGTGGATACTAAGCAACTGGATGGCAAAACCGATCTGGGCTTTGCCGGCTTCCGCGCGTTTAAAAAACCGGAACTGACCAGCCGCGATGTCGTCTCGTTCCTTGGCGCCAGCTATTTCCGCGCGGTAGATGACACTTATCAGTACGGCTTGTCCGCGCGTGGTATTGCGGTTAACACCTTTAGCAACGGTCAGGAGGAGTTCCCGGACTTCACCGCTTTCTGGTTTGAAACACCCAAAGCAGAGGACACCAGCTTTACGGTGTATGCCCTGCTGGATGGCCCAAGCGCCACCGGCGCGTATAAATTTATTATCGACTGTGAAGCCAAACGTGTGGTGATGGAGATTGAGAACCATATCTTCGCGCGTAAGGATATTAAGCAGCTCGGTATCGCACCGATGACCAGTATGTTTAGCTGCGGCACCAATGAGCGCCGCATGTGTGACACCATCCATCCGCAAATCCATGACTCTGATCGCCTGGCGATGTGGACCGGCAGCGGTGAATGGATCTGTCGTCCGCTGAATAATCCGCAGAAGCTGCAATACAACGCGTATGAAGACACCAACCCGCGTGGCTTTGGCCTGTTGCAGCTGAATCATGATTTCAAGGATTATCAGGATGTAATTGGCTGGTATAACAAACGCCCAAGTCTGTGGGTGGAGCCAATTGGTAAATGGGGTAAAGGCGCCATCAATCTGATGGAGATCCCAACTACCGGTGAGACGCTGGATAATGTGGTCTGCTTCTGGCAGCCGGAAGAGCCGATCAAAGCGGGCAGCGAATACAGCTTCCACTACAAACTTTACTGGAGTGGTTTGCCGCCGGTACGCAGTGGCTTAGCGCGTGTCGACGCGACCCGCACCGGCATGGGCGGTTTCCCGGAAGGCTGGGCGCCGGGCGAACAATACCCGGATGTCTGGGCGCGCCGTATTGCAGTTGATTTTGTTGGTGGCGACCTGCAGGCCGCCGCACCGAAAGGTATTGAGCCGGTAATTAATGTGTCGTCAGGCACCATTAAGCAGGTTGAGATTCTGTTTGTTGAGCCGATGAATGGTTATCGCATTCTGTTTGACTGGTATCCGGACAGTAACGACACCAAACCAGTGGAGATGCGTATGTTCCTGCGCAGCAAGGAGGAGACGCTGAGCGAAACCTGGCTGTATCAGTATTTCCCGCCACCGCCAGATAAGCGTAAGTATGTGGATGATCGCCAGATGCATCCCGATTAA
- a CDS encoding methyl-accepting chemotaxis protein — translation MARQLIKKKTMSTRAQMLLTGALTITLGFVVTIGVLSWQSSREQKSLAENYLQQIAQTQALQIQHQLNYARDVARNLGQSLIALPAAGINDRAVVDKLTEYALRDNPDYLSISVIFEQNAFDGRDAEFAGKPGQAPNGRYAFFVDRDQAGNFNMHPLLSILTPGQGDYYLIPQKTQKDTLTEPYSYAYNGVPTLLTSVAAPIVDGGKLWGVVTSDISLASLQQKVNQIKPWEGVGYAMLLSGAGKVISYPDKNLTGKALPAQSGNFSAAVVEQADAILGEDALVTWQPVTIGNSSEKWYLGVAAPVSQVMAAANRQLTNALILMVLSILLVSALLGIVFSRKVLKPIGGEPLHAATIALAVADGQLGNRIDVRPQDRSSLFFALHTMQERLRDIVGQIKEASDSVRQGAGEIASGNLNLASRTEQQAAALEQTAASMEQITATVKHNADNAHQATTLTENATRIASRGESLVGQVVQTMAQIDDSAKKIGDITAIINSIAFQTNILALNAAVEAARAGEQGRGFAVVASEVRNLAQRSASAVKDIAALIEESTHRVESGVQLVRDAGKTMQDMTQAVSSVQSIIGEIVAASDEQAKGISQVTIAVNEMDGVTQQNSALVQQMSAAASSLEDQAEQLAQTVEHFRLEEQRA, via the coding sequence ATGGCCAGGCAACTAATCAAGAAAAAAACCATGAGCACCCGCGCCCAGATGTTACTGACCGGCGCGCTGACGATTACTTTAGGTTTTGTGGTCACTATTGGTGTCCTCAGCTGGCAATCCAGCCGTGAACAAAAATCACTGGCTGAAAACTATCTGCAACAGATTGCTCAAACCCAGGCGCTGCAAATCCAGCATCAGCTAAACTACGCCCGCGACGTGGCGCGTAACCTGGGCCAGAGCCTGATAGCGCTGCCGGCGGCAGGGATTAACGATCGCGCGGTGGTGGATAAGCTGACTGAATATGCGCTGCGCGATAACCCCGATTATCTGTCGATATCGGTGATTTTCGAACAGAATGCTTTTGACGGGCGTGATGCGGAATTTGCCGGTAAGCCGGGCCAGGCGCCAAATGGCCGTTATGCCTTTTTTGTCGATCGCGACCAGGCGGGTAATTTTAACATGCATCCGCTGCTTTCCATTCTCACGCCCGGGCAGGGCGACTACTATCTGATCCCGCAAAAAACGCAGAAAGATACGCTGACCGAGCCTTACAGCTACGCCTATAACGGCGTGCCCACGCTGCTGACCTCAGTGGCCGCGCCGATCGTTGATGGCGGCAAGCTGTGGGGCGTAGTGACCTCAGATATCTCGCTTGCCTCGTTACAGCAGAAAGTAAACCAGATTAAGCCGTGGGAAGGGGTGGGCTACGCCATGTTGCTGTCGGGCGCAGGCAAGGTTATCTCTTATCCGGATAAAAACCTGACCGGCAAAGCGCTGCCGGCCCAGAGCGGCAACTTTAGCGCCGCAGTGGTAGAACAAGCCGATGCCATCCTTGGTGAAGATGCATTAGTCACCTGGCAGCCGGTGACCATCGGCAACAGCAGTGAGAAATGGTATCTCGGCGTCGCGGCGCCGGTCAGTCAGGTGATGGCCGCCGCCAACCGCCAGTTAACCAATGCGCTGATCCTGATGGTGCTGAGTATCCTGCTGGTCAGTGCGCTGCTGGGCATCGTATTTAGCCGTAAAGTGCTGAAACCAATAGGCGGCGAGCCGCTGCATGCCGCCACTATTGCGCTGGCGGTCGCCGACGGGCAGCTGGGCAACCGTATTGACGTCAGGCCGCAGGATCGCAGCAGTCTGTTCTTTGCGCTGCATACCATGCAGGAGCGTTTACGCGATATTGTCGGACAGATCAAAGAGGCCAGTGATTCGGTACGTCAGGGGGCCGGTGAGATTGCCAGTGGCAACCTTAACCTCGCTTCACGCACCGAACAACAAGCCGCCGCGCTGGAGCAGACCGCCGCCAGTATGGAGCAGATCACCGCCACGGTGAAACACAATGCCGACAATGCGCATCAGGCGACTACGCTGACGGAGAACGCCACCAGGATTGCCAGCCGCGGTGAGTCGCTGGTCGGCCAGGTGGTACAGACCATGGCGCAGATTGATGACAGTGCGAAGAAAATTGGTGATATCACCGCCATTATTAACAGCATCGCCTTCCAGACCAATATTCTGGCGCTGAATGCGGCGGTAGAAGCGGCGCGCGCCGGAGAGCAGGGGCGTGGTTTTGCCGTCGTGGCTTCTGAAGTGCGTAATCTGGCGCAGCGCAGCGCCAGTGCGGTAAAAGATATCGCTGCGCTGATTGAAGAGTCTACGCACCGCGTTGAGAGCGGCGTGCAGCTGGTGCGTGACGCGGGTAAAACCATGCAGGATATGACGCAGGCGGTCAGCTCTGTGCAGAGTATTATCGGTGAGATTGTTGCCGCCTCAGATGAGCAGGCAAAAGGTATCAGTCAGGTCACTATTGCCGTCAATGAAATGGATGGCGTCACCCAGCAGAACTCGGCGCTGGTACAACAGATGTCGGCGGCAGCCAGTTCGCTGGAGGATCAGGCTGAACAGCTGGCGCAGACGGTGGAGCATTTCCGTCTGGAAGAGCAGCGCGCATAA
- a CDS encoding GNAT family N-acetyltransferase produces MDLLWQDLHHTELSVAQLYDILALRSRVFVVEQQCIYQDIDGGDLLLDNRHILGMLDDKVLAYARILTPETAQPAVRIGRVIISPEARGLNLGYRLMEQAIASCEQHWPGISIYLSAQAHLQGFYGRLGFKPVGEIYLEDDIPHIGMQN; encoded by the coding sequence ATGGATCTGTTATGGCAGGATTTACACCACACCGAACTGAGCGTTGCGCAGCTGTATGACATTCTGGCGTTGCGCAGCAGGGTGTTTGTCGTTGAGCAGCAATGTATTTATCAGGACATTGATGGCGGCGATCTGCTGCTGGATAACCGCCATATTCTCGGCATGCTGGATGATAAAGTGCTGGCCTATGCCCGTATCCTGACGCCGGAAACTGCGCAGCCAGCAGTGCGCATTGGCCGGGTGATTATCTCGCCGGAAGCGCGTGGTTTAAACCTCGGTTATCGCTTAATGGAACAGGCGATTGCCAGTTGTGAACAGCACTGGCCGGGGATATCGATCTATCTTTCCGCGCAGGCCCATTTGCAGGGATTCTATGGCCGTTTAGGTTTTAAACCGGTAGGCGAGATTTATCTCGAAGATGATATTCCGCATATCGGTATGCAGAATTAA
- a CDS encoding MFS transporter produces the protein MRAELRAKAAVIAAVTIFGLTYGLSAPLIALTLDSRGYSETFIGINAAMHALGVLLIAPALPGLCRTFSTRQLMFTALLAAGLLLMLFPVLPVASWFLLRLLLGVATEVILVVTETWLNQVTVEQHRAKNLALYTAMLSLGFAAGPLILSLHGSGGGAFMLGAIIALAAAAAMLLAQTGAIAAEQEIKRSLWRWLQMLPLALSATVLNAALECAGMNLLPLYAINLGWREADATSLITILMVGAIVLQLPIGWLADRVDRRRLIVILAALSTFGALIWPLALRELWLARTLLFLWGGVFVGIYTVIITLTGQHFRGAELTGAYAILSVGWGVGALLGPTLGGIAMSLTLHGLPLMAALCCALFTLFALRATRTI, from the coding sequence ATGAGAGCTGAATTACGCGCGAAGGCCGCGGTGATTGCGGCGGTCACTATTTTTGGTCTGACTTACGGTCTGAGCGCACCGCTGATTGCGCTTACGCTGGACAGTCGTGGCTACAGTGAAACCTTTATTGGCATTAACGCGGCGATGCATGCGCTGGGTGTGCTGCTGATTGCCCCGGCGTTGCCAGGGTTATGCCGCACTTTTTCCACGCGCCAGCTGATGTTTACTGCCTTACTGGCTGCCGGTCTGCTGCTGATGCTGTTTCCCGTGCTGCCGGTGGCCAGCTGGTTTCTGCTACGCCTGCTGCTGGGCGTGGCGACGGAAGTGATTCTGGTGGTAACCGAAACCTGGTTAAATCAGGTTACGGTAGAACAGCACCGGGCAAAAAATCTGGCGCTGTATACCGCAATGCTGTCACTGGGTTTCGCCGCCGGGCCGCTAATCCTCAGCCTGCATGGCAGCGGCGGCGGCGCCTTTATGCTCGGCGCAATCATTGCGCTGGCCGCAGCGGCCGCGATGCTGCTGGCGCAGACCGGGGCGATCGCCGCTGAACAGGAAATAAAACGCTCACTGTGGCGCTGGTTGCAAATGCTGCCGCTGGCGCTCAGCGCAACGGTGCTGAATGCTGCGCTGGAGTGCGCAGGCATGAATCTGTTGCCGCTGTATGCAATCAATCTTGGCTGGCGTGAAGCTGATGCCACCTCACTGATTACAATCCTGATGGTGGGGGCGATTGTATTGCAGTTGCCGATTGGCTGGCTGGCGGACCGGGTCGATCGGCGGCGGCTGATTGTTATCCTGGCGGCGCTCTCTACCTTCGGAGCGCTAATCTGGCCGCTGGCGCTGCGCGAACTGTGGCTGGCGCGTACGCTGCTGTTTCTGTGGGGCGGGGTATTTGTCGGTATTTATACCGTGATCATCACCCTGACTGGTCAGCATTTTCGCGGCGCCGAGCTGACAGGGGCCTATGCTATTTTGTCGGTAGGCTGGGGCGTCGGCGCGTTGCTGGGGCCAACCCTTGGCGGTATCGCGATGTCGCTGACATTGCACGGTTTACCGTTGATGGCGGCATTATGCTGCGCTCTCTTTACGCTTTTTGCGCTGCGGGCAACGCGAACGATTTAG